One segment of Sesamum indicum cultivar Zhongzhi No. 13 linkage group LG4, S_indicum_v1.0, whole genome shotgun sequence DNA contains the following:
- the LOC105160922 gene encoding probable carboxylesterase 18 produces MADNSTKSQPKLPFITRLKLLILGLARHVYIRRDGTINRRVLRLIDIKASAPATKRIKGTRVSTSDVPIDPSRDLWFRLCVPTDGVSDKLLPLIVYFHGGGFTNFGPDSQCFDDLCSRLAAEAPAVVASVNYRLAPEHRYPCQYEDAFDALKFINTQNYAVLPAATDLSKCFIAGDSAGGNIAHHVTFRACRDRHELDRLKIAGLVGLQPFFGGEERTESELRLTSTPMLNVERTDWMWRCFLPEGADRNHPAAHVFGHGQDAKDLKNIEFPKVLVIKGGYDPLKDWQERYVEWLKTCGKTVEVIEYPNTFHGFYGFPEVPEYDLLISDVTKFIQEGAHCS; encoded by the coding sequence ATGGCTGACAACAGCACAAAATCCCAACCTAAGCTGCCATTCATaacaagattaaaattgcTCATATTAGGATTGGCTAGGCATGTTTACATCCGCCGTGATGGGACGATCAACCGCCGTGTCCTCCGCCTCATAGACATCAAAGCATCAGCTCCTGCCACCAAACGTATCAAAGGCACTCGTGTTTCCACCTCCGACGTCCCCATCGACCCCTCCCGGGACTTGTGGTTCCGCCTTTGCGTCCCTACGGACGGGGTTTCAGATAAGTTACTACCCTTGATCGTCTACTTTCATGGAGGAGGATTCACCAATTTCGGCCCTGACTCCCAGTGCTTCGACGATCTTTGCAGCCGGCTAGCAGCAGAAGCGCCCGCTGTCGTCGCTTCCGTGAACTACCGACTGGCCCCTGAGCACCGGTACCCTTGCCAATATGAGGACGCTTTTGATGCCTTGAAATTCATCAACACACAAAACTACGCTGTTCTACCCGCCGCCACTGACCTCAGCAAATGTTTCATTGCTGGAGACAGCGCGGGCGGCAACATAGCCCACCACGTGACGTTTAGAGCTTGCCGGGATCGTCATGAACTCGACAGATTAAAAATAGCCGGACTTGTCGGGCTGCAGCCCTTTTTCGGAGGAGAGGAGCGAACGGAATCAGAGCTGAGGCTGACGAGCACGCCTATGCTTAACGTGGAGCGTACTGACTGGATGTGGAGGTGTTTTCTGCCGGAGGGCGCTGACAGAAACCATCCTGCAGCGCACGTTTTCGGGCACGGACAGGACGCCAAGGACCTGAAGAATATAGAATTCCCAAAGGTCTTGGTGATCAAGGGAGGTTATGATCCACTGAAAGATTGGCAGGAACGGTATGTTGAATGGTTGAAAACCTGTGGGAAAACAGTGGAAGTGATCGAATATCCTAACACATTTCATGGTTTCTATGGGTTCCCAGAAGTGCCTGAATATGATTTGTTGATTAGCGACGTGACGAAGTTTATTCAAGAAGGAGCACATTGTAGCTGA
- the LOC105160987 gene encoding xyloglucan endotransglucosylase/hydrolase protein 9-like produces MKKPSNLRTWKAIFTLINFGITVVYAADFDQLFQANWAPHHILVQGAQIALSLDSSTGCGFESKNKYLFGKASAQLKLVEGDSAGTVTAFYMASEGPNHDELDFEFLGNVSGEPYVMQTNLYINGTGNREQRHYLWFDPTMDFHTYSFFWNRRTILFLVDDIPIREFANKEKKGVAYPRSQAMGVHGSLWNADDWATQGGRVKTNWSHSPFVVKFQSFEIDACQLSPDGADDPVVKCGKSGQFWWDKPVVKEVNKQRKRLLKWIRHNFLIYDYCQDVARFNDGMPRECLQG; encoded by the exons atgaagaagccTTCCAATTTGAGAACATGGAAGGCAATATTCACACTCATAAACTTTGGTATAACAGTTGTGTATGCTGCTGATTTCGACCAACTCTTCCAGGCTAACTGGGCACCTCATCACATCCTTGTTCAAGGCGCCCAAATTGCACTCTCCCTCGACTCTTCCACTG GCTGTGGATTTGAATCGAAGAATAAGTACTTGTTCGGAAAAGCCAGTGCTCAGCTGAAACTAGTTGAAGGCGATTCAGCTGGAACAGTCACTGCATTTTAT atGGCATCAGAAGGGCCTAACCATGATGAGTTAGACTTTGAGTTTCTTGGAAATGTTTCTGGAGAGCCGTACGTTATGCAGACGAACTTGTACATTAACGGCACCGGAAACCGGGAGCAGAGGCATTATCTATGGTTTGATCCCACCATGGATTTCCATACCTACTCCTTTTTCTGGAACCGCCGAACAATACT gTTCTTGGTGGATGATATTCCCATAAGAGAATTTGCAAACAAGGAGAAAAAGGGAGTGGCATACCCTAGAAGCCAAGCAATGGGGGTGCATGGATCACTGTGGAATGCTGACGACTGGGCTACACAAGGCGGGAGGGTAAAGACGAACTGGAGTCACTCCCCTTTCGTCGTCAAATTCCAATCCTTTGAAATAGATGCATGCCAGCTTTCACCCGATGGAGCAGACGATCCAGTGGTGAAATGTGGAAAATCTGGTCAGTTTTGGTGGGATAAACCAGTGGTGAAGGAGGTGAACAAGCAGAGGAAAAGGCTGTTGAAGTGGATTCGtcataatttcttgatttatgattattgTCAAGATGTTGCTCGTTTTAATGACGGGATGCCAAGAGAATGCCTGCAAGGATAG